In Verrucomicrobiota bacterium, the genomic window CGACGGCGTACTCGACCGGTTCCGGCTCGACAAGATCGTCGTCGTGGCTGACGGTGCTCTGCCGCTCAATGGCGGCCTGGCGACCAACCACCCCGACCTGTCGGACAGGACCGTAGACCTCATGTGGGGGTTCCCGGCGACGCTGCTTGGCGGGAGCATGTACTCGAACCACACGAGCACGAGCGAGACGAACGCTTTCTACATCGAGCAGTCGCTGCTGCACGAGCTCGGCCACGCCCGCTACCTGATCGACAGCTACGGGTTCGATACTCACAACACGTCGAGCCATCACTCGGTGCAGATCTACGAGGGGAGCACGTACGTTGCGGGGAGCAGCTACATGCCGTTCCTGGCGTGGGGAGAAGTGCTCTACTACAACAAGAGCGGCGGCGTGATGAGCGGCCCGTATGGGTTCAACTGGTCGCCGTACGAGGCTGGGGCGCTCAACCTGATTGCCGGGCTGCGCGCCTCGGAGGGCAACTACAACTCCCCGGGCAACATCGGCGTGTTCCTTCAGGACCTGCCTCAGAACAACCACCTGCGCATCATCGACCACCACCTGCGGCCGCGCGCCGGCGCCAACGTGCGCATCTACAACGCCGTGAGCGGCCCGGGCTGGTACGGCAAGACGTTCGACAACACCTACGACCAGGAGTATACGGCTGACGCGAACGGCTACATCAACCTGCCGCGCAACCCGTTCAACCCTGGCGGCACGATCACGCACACCTACGGGCTGGCCAATGGGGTGATGATCCTGCGCATCTCGCACAACGGTCAGATCTGGTACCGGTTCGTCGAGGTGAGCGACTTCAACATCGAGTACTGGAAGGGCAACACGCAGCACGCGTACTACACGGAGACCTTCGAGGGCATCGAGGGTCCTGACCTCGACGGCGACGGCCTGCCCGACGAGTGGGAGATGATCTGGTTTGGGGACATGACGCACGGCCCTGCCGGCGACGATGATACGGGCGGCGCCGACGGGCTGACCAACCTCGAGGAATACCAGCATGGCACCGACCCGGCCAATCCTGACACGGACGGCGACGGCCTGCTCGACGGCACCGAAGTGCATACGCACGGCACGGATCCCCTCGACCCCGACAGCGACGGCGACACGATGTTCGACGGCTTCGAGGTCGACAACGGGTTCGCGCCGCTGGACTTCACCGACGGCTCGCGTGACCGCGACGGCGACCGGCTACTCAACGCCGAAGAGTCTGCCTGGGGATCCGACCCGCTCGATGCAGCGTCGCCGAGCGTGCTTTGGGTCGATGACGATAACGCGGGCGATCCTGCTCAGGACGGCTCGTTCGCCCATCCTTATTCGAGCGTTCAGACGGCGATCACGGCTGCCGTGCCACCGGCGATTGTCCGAGTACTGCCGGGCTATTACACGGAGCAGGTCTCTCCCCTGAGCAGTGTGTGGCTCATCGGCTCAGGAGCCGAGTCGACCACCATCGACTCCCAAGACACGCGTGAGACGATTCTGGCCGACGGTGTGAGCAACGTTGTGGTCGCGGACTTCGCCCTTACCTCGGGCGGCGCGGGCTATACGGCGCTTCGTTCCATTTTCTCGACGATGACCGTGCGCAACTGCGTCGCCACCGGGAGCGCCAGCGGCTTCGGCGTCGGCCAGACAGGTGCCCTGACTGTCGCCAGCTGCGTCGCCTATGACAACGCACTCCG contains:
- a CDS encoding right-handed parallel beta-helix repeat-containing protein: MERIAVLRCGIVSFIASCVCAGMIFGAPSAHATDPTDLDVPLIERTPRYDYDATKNDPAPGDTVTFHGHVKLWGTSGLSSVAYRWELDGEELSSGTMTNLAAGEERVLTQTWTWQSDRHTVKLIVDPANAIAERSETNNSVEDYTDGIIVGFWVEQSVYDYFHQYQNELGDGANSWQDWAQRQIRKWNSMCPVAVWDISPDGVLDRFRLDKIVVVADGALPLNGGLATNHPDLSDRTVDLMWGFPATLLGGSMYSNHTSTSETNAFYIEQSLLHELGHARYLIDSYGFDTHNTSSHHSVQIYEGSTYVAGSSYMPFLAWGEVLYYNKSGGVMSGPYGFNWSPYEAGALNLIAGLRASEGNYNSPGNIGVFLQDLPQNNHLRIIDHHLRPRAGANVRIYNAVSGPGWYGKTFDNTYDQEYTADANGYINLPRNPFNPGGTITHTYGLANGVMILRISHNGQIWYRFVEVSDFNIEYWKGNTQHAYYTETFEGIEGPDLDGDGLPDEWEMIWFGDMTHGPAGDDDTGGADGLTNLEEYQHGTDPANPDTDGDGLLDGTEVHTHGTDPLDPDSDGDTMFDGFEVDNGFAPLDFTDGSRDRDGDRLLNAEESAWGSDPLDAASPSVLWVDDDNAGDPAQDGSFAHPYSSVQTAITAAVPPAIVRVLPGYYTEQVSPLSSVWLIGSGAESTTIDSQDTRETILADGVSNVVVADFALTSGGAGYTALRSIFSTMTVRNCVATGSASGFGVGQTGALTVASCVAYDNALRGIWQSGEASLTVVNTTIVNNGQNGLVRWGTGTVTIVGTVISGSDDDVSGSSIAAAYCNIGDGTFAGSNGNISADPLFVDPVAGDFRLLPGSPCIDAGTSTFDGAPAGPGKPAGIVPTTDLERFARWDDPATINTGGGNHTYYDIGAYEYCPDTDADGLPDSTETDTGTYGGYDNVGTDPNNPDTDGDTSIDGDEIAAGTDPFDPASLFKVTDTTLDEPARTACEITWTVEPLRKYKLLWSPSLSPPSWDQVSGTALNDLVDNGDGTWTWTDTGADPEMGGVTPGITMERFYRVLVE